A single region of the Nocardioides sp. W7 genome encodes:
- a CDS encoding amino acid adenylation domain-containing protein, which yields MTDRWLPLTSAQRGLFFAHELDPGSPACTSAEVVRASGRLDARAVADALRATYAEHEQLRVRLRSSPDGPVQQVLSGSPSVTEEVAVADAAEAEAWMRRRIAQPMELDAGDVVRSAVLHVADQGTSWWFHAAHHVVTDGFGFLMLARRVAEHLRGTPKPVSPPRLADLVGEDLARPVDPAVWDARLAAMTSLTSLAGAVADPAPVPLRHRLAVPDDVQAAWVGAGRRGGGAWTDVLQAALAAYLARLCPSRPEAVRIGVPLMNRFTVGTGSHLTASTVCTAMNVLPLQVGARGLTIAETVAQVRDGLADLRVGAHVRQEDLARTLRSRPGEPTQLFGPQVNLMPFDTVLDLGGGVTGAVANLVPGPVEDITWTVRGMPGRGRPVWLEVDANPRLYDADVVATTARRLLTWTRTFAAADSSTLVADLPLLDDEEHALVVHGFNASAPPSGRARTLPEAFAEQRDRTPDAVALSAPEGTWTYADLDREADRLVPLLLAAGAGPRRHVGVALPRSLDLFAAISAAHRVGAAYVPIDPETPEQRVTDLVADAGAVVVLTPELLAAHRAEDVAPDSAHRPLPGGPPALDDPAYVLFTSGSTGRPKGVVVTHRAIDNRLRWMQDRYPVGGGDTVLHKTPTTFDVSVWELFWPLQVGARIVVAEPGGHRDPRYLADLIVDERVDVLHFVPSMLRAFLDDDTSVRRLAGHPRRVRHLVCSGEALTHDLVVRSGAAFGVTPANLYGPTEAAVDVTAWETSVDDEVVPIGRPTPGTRCYVLDEDDAPVPVGVVGHLHLAGVQLAEGYAGRPDLTAEVFGPDPFHPGERMYRTGDLARWRSDGALLYEGRRDQQVKIRGQRVEPGEVEAALALDPGVLSATALAVTVGDDVRLEAFVVPRPGARLDTDALREATRTRLPAYLVPSVVHEIAELPLGGSGKVDRRALEALRPSPTATPRTSVPGDLVEQHVVACLSDLLGLPAGLDDDVFTLGAHSLLVLRLVARLEPLVGVPLRLADVFAAPTARSLAALVRARRSGTHSRGRDTDPVLTLRPGPGRPPLFALPPAGGLGWCYSALLPHLSPDRPVHALQAEGLDGSTAPPPADLRDLARAQLALIREVVGDGAFHLVGWSIGGMAAHTVAAMASEEGQHVGVVALMDSYPSDQWRSLPVPDEAETLRALLRMAGAEHRVTADELLDRTRVATLLAEEGSAFAALPGEVVEATMRNVVTSATLVRTSEHGVLAGDVLAFVAGAPRSETWLDVQGWAPYVKGTLDVRVLPGTHPDLVREPLVGEVARALRESMDLWDRSTDTR from the coding sequence GTGACCGACCGCTGGCTCCCGCTCACCTCCGCCCAGCGCGGACTGTTCTTCGCCCACGAGCTCGACCCGGGCAGTCCCGCGTGCACGAGCGCCGAGGTGGTCCGCGCCTCCGGCCGCCTGGACGCCCGGGCCGTCGCCGACGCCCTGCGGGCGACGTACGCCGAGCACGAGCAGCTGCGCGTGCGCCTGCGGTCCTCCCCCGACGGTCCCGTGCAACAGGTCCTGTCCGGGTCGCCGTCGGTGACCGAGGAGGTCGCCGTCGCGGACGCCGCGGAGGCGGAGGCCTGGATGAGGCGACGGATCGCCCAGCCCATGGAGCTCGACGCCGGAGACGTGGTCCGGTCGGCGGTCCTGCACGTCGCTGACCAGGGGACGAGCTGGTGGTTCCACGCCGCCCACCACGTCGTCACCGACGGGTTCGGCTTCCTGATGCTCGCCCGCCGGGTGGCCGAGCACCTGCGTGGCACCCCGAAACCGGTCTCCCCGCCCCGGCTGGCGGACCTGGTCGGCGAGGATCTCGCCCGCCCGGTCGACCCCGCCGTGTGGGACGCCCGGCTCGCCGCGATGACCAGCCTCACCTCCCTCGCCGGCGCCGTCGCCGATCCCGCACCGGTCCCGCTGCGCCACCGGCTCGCCGTGCCCGACGACGTCCAGGCGGCGTGGGTCGGGGCCGGCCGACGCGGTGGCGGGGCGTGGACGGACGTCCTGCAGGCGGCGTTGGCGGCGTACCTCGCCCGGCTCTGTCCGTCGCGCCCCGAGGCGGTGCGGATCGGCGTACCCCTGATGAACCGCTTCACGGTCGGCACCGGGAGCCACCTCACCGCGAGCACGGTCTGCACGGCGATGAACGTCCTTCCCCTGCAGGTCGGTGCGCGCGGGCTGACGATCGCCGAGACCGTCGCCCAGGTGCGCGACGGCCTGGCCGACCTGCGCGTCGGCGCCCACGTGCGCCAGGAGGACCTGGCCCGGACGCTCCGGTCCCGGCCGGGTGAGCCGACCCAGCTCTTCGGGCCGCAGGTCAACCTGATGCCCTTCGACACCGTCCTCGACCTGGGCGGCGGCGTCACCGGCGCCGTGGCCAACCTGGTCCCGGGTCCCGTCGAGGACATCACCTGGACCGTGCGCGGGATGCCCGGCCGGGGTCGTCCGGTGTGGCTCGAGGTGGACGCGAACCCCCGCCTGTACGACGCCGACGTCGTCGCGACCACCGCGCGCCGGCTCCTCACCTGGACCCGCACCTTCGCCGCGGCCGACTCGTCGACGCTCGTGGCCGACCTGCCGCTGCTCGACGACGAGGAGCACGCGCTCGTCGTCCACGGCTTCAACGCGTCGGCTCCGCCGTCGGGGCGGGCCCGCACCCTGCCCGAGGCGTTCGCCGAGCAGCGTGACCGCACGCCCGACGCGGTGGCGCTCAGCGCCCCCGAGGGCACGTGGACCTACGCCGACCTCGACCGCGAGGCGGACCGGCTCGTGCCGCTGCTGCTGGCCGCCGGTGCCGGGCCGAGGCGCCACGTCGGCGTCGCGCTCCCCCGAAGCCTGGACCTGTTCGCCGCGATCTCGGCCGCCCACCGGGTCGGGGCCGCCTACGTGCCGATCGACCCCGAGACTCCCGAGCAGCGAGTGACCGACCTGGTCGCGGACGCCGGTGCGGTCGTCGTACTGACACCCGAGCTGCTCGCCGCGCACCGGGCCGAGGACGTGGCTCCGGACTCCGCGCACCGGCCACTTCCCGGCGGGCCGCCGGCGCTCGACGACCCCGCGTACGTGCTCTTCACGTCCGGCTCGACCGGCCGTCCCAAGGGCGTCGTCGTGACGCACCGCGCGATCGACAACCGGCTGCGCTGGATGCAGGACCGCTACCCCGTCGGCGGCGGCGACACCGTGCTGCACAAGACCCCGACGACCTTCGACGTGTCGGTGTGGGAGCTGTTCTGGCCGCTCCAGGTGGGCGCCCGGATCGTGGTCGCCGAGCCCGGAGGGCACCGCGACCCCCGCTACCTGGCCGACCTGATCGTCGACGAGAGGGTCGACGTCCTGCACTTCGTGCCGTCGATGCTGCGGGCCTTCCTCGACGACGACACCTCGGTACGGCGGCTCGCGGGGCACCCGCGGCGCGTGCGCCACCTGGTGTGCAGCGGTGAGGCGCTGACCCACGATCTCGTCGTCCGGTCGGGGGCGGCGTTCGGGGTCACCCCGGCCAACCTCTACGGGCCGACCGAGGCCGCGGTCGACGTGACCGCCTGGGAGACGTCCGTGGACGACGAGGTCGTGCCGATCGGCCGGCCCACGCCCGGCACCCGCTGCTACGTGCTCGACGAGGACGACGCCCCGGTGCCCGTCGGAGTCGTCGGCCACCTGCACCTCGCCGGGGTCCAGCTCGCCGAGGGGTACGCCGGCCGGCCGGACCTCACGGCAGAGGTGTTCGGGCCCGACCCGTTCCACCCCGGCGAGCGGATGTACCGCACCGGCGACCTCGCCCGCTGGCGCTCCGACGGGGCGCTGCTCTACGAGGGCCGCCGCGACCAGCAGGTGAAGATCCGCGGCCAGCGGGTCGAGCCCGGCGAGGTCGAGGCCGCCCTCGCCCTCGACCCGGGGGTCCTCTCCGCCACGGCGCTCGCCGTCACGGTCGGCGACGACGTGCGGCTCGAGGCGTTCGTGGTGCCGCGCCCGGGAGCCAGGCTCGACACCGATGCTCTGCGGGAGGCGACCCGTACGCGACTGCCGGCGTACCTGGTCCCGAGCGTGGTGCACGAGATCGCCGAGCTCCCGCTGGGCGGCAGCGGCAAGGTCGACCGGCGGGCGCTCGAGGCGCTGCGCCCGTCCCCCACCGCGACGCCGCGGACCAGCGTGCCCGGCGACCTCGTCGAGCAGCACGTGGTGGCGTGTCTCTCCGACCTCCTCGGGCTCCCGGCCGGGCTCGACGACGACGTGTTCACCCTCGGCGCGCACTCACTGCTCGTGCTGCGCCTCGTGGCCCGGCTCGAGCCGCTCGTCGGCGTGCCGCTCCGGCTCGCGGACGTCTTCGCGGCTCCGACCGCGCGCTCCCTGGCCGCGCTGGTCCGCGCGCGACGCTCGGGCACGCACTCCAGGGGTCGCGACACGGACCCCGTGCTCACCCTGCGCCCCGGCCCCGGTCGGCCGCCGCTCTTCGCGCTGCCGCCGGCCGGCGGTCTCGGCTGGTGCTACTCGGCGCTGCTGCCGCACCTCTCCCCCGATCGGCCCGTGCACGCGCTCCAGGCCGAGGGACTCGACGGCTCGACCGCGCCGCCGCCCGCCGACCTGCGCGACCTCGCGCGCGCCCAGCTCGCCCTGATCCGCGAGGTCGTCGGTGACGGCGCGTTCCACCTCGTCGGCTGGTCGATCGGCGGGATGGCGGCCCACACCGTCGCGGCGATGGCGTCCGAGGAGGGGCAGCACGTCGGGGTCGTCGCCCTGATGGACTCCTACCCGAGCGACCAGTGGCGCTCGCTGCCGGTGCCGGACGAGGCCGAGACGCTGCGGGCCCTGCTGCGGATGGCGGGCGCCGAGCACCGGGTCACCGCCGACGAGCTGCTCGACCGCACCCGGGTGGCGACCCTGCTGGCCGAGGAGGGCAGTGCGTTCGCGGCACTGCCGGGCGAGGTCGTCGAGGCCACGATGCGCAACGTCGTGACGAGTGCCACCCTGGTGCGCACCTCCGAGCACGGCGTGCTGGCCGGCGACGTGCTGGCCTTCGTCGCCGGCGCCCCGCGCAGCGAAACCTGGCTCGACGTCCAGGGCTGGGCGCCGTACGTGAAGGGCACGCTGGACGTGCGCGTGCTGCCCGGGACCCACCCCGACCTGGTCCGCGAGCCGCTGGTCGGCGAGGTGGCCCGGGCCCTCCGCGAGAGCATGGACCTATGGGACCGGTCCACCGACACGCGCTGA
- a CDS encoding isochorismatase family protein — MPLPHAISYERPLRQRVNRAPWQIDPARAVLLVHDMQRYFVRPYAADCPAYVEAVDGTARLLEQARRVGVPVVFTAQPGAQDPASRGLLTGLWGPGIGASAADVDIIDPLRPLAGEQVLVKHRYSAFVRSPLEEWLAAEGRDQLVVTGIYAHIGVQATALDALMRDIEPFVPEDAVADFGAIEHDRALDQVASTGGVVTSVDRLLEGLGVAIAPPALGSPEAWLAPRLADLLGDPAVGLALVADPSSNLFESGLDSLRCFTLLDELADHGIDVDFGELAADGTVGFLLDRMSVLA; from the coding sequence ATGCCGCTCCCCCACGCCATCAGCTACGAACGCCCGCTACGACAGCGCGTCAACCGCGCACCCTGGCAGATCGACCCCGCGCGCGCCGTGCTGCTCGTGCACGACATGCAGCGCTACTTCGTGCGTCCGTACGCCGCCGACTGCCCGGCGTACGTCGAGGCCGTGGACGGCACGGCCCGGCTCCTCGAGCAGGCCCGGCGGGTCGGCGTACCGGTGGTCTTCACCGCCCAGCCCGGTGCCCAGGATCCGGCGTCGCGCGGTCTGCTGACCGGGCTGTGGGGGCCGGGGATCGGGGCGTCGGCGGCCGACGTCGACATCATCGACCCGCTTCGACCGCTGGCCGGCGAGCAGGTCCTCGTCAAGCACCGCTACAGCGCGTTCGTGCGCAGCCCGCTGGAGGAGTGGCTCGCCGCCGAGGGTCGCGACCAGCTCGTCGTCACCGGCATCTACGCGCACATCGGGGTGCAGGCGACGGCGCTGGACGCGCTGATGCGCGACATCGAGCCGTTCGTTCCGGAGGACGCCGTGGCCGACTTCGGCGCGATCGAGCACGACCGCGCGCTCGACCAGGTCGCCAGTACCGGCGGCGTCGTCACCTCGGTCGACCGGCTGCTCGAGGGGCTGGGTGTCGCCATCGCTCCGCCGGCCCTGGGCTCCCCCGAGGCGTGGCTGGCCCCGCGCCTGGCCGATCTGCTCGGCGACCCGGCCGTCGGGCTCGCGCTGGTCGCCGACCCGTCGAGCAACCTCTTCGAGTCCGGGCTCGACTCGCTGCGGTGCTTCACCTTGCTCGACGAGCTCGCCGACCACGGGATCGACGTCGACTTCGGCGAGCTCGCCGCCGACGGCACGGTCGGCTTCCTGCTCGACCGGATGTCCGTGCTCGCGTGA
- a CDS encoding AMP-binding protein, which translates to MTPRSPLLPVTLWPADAALRYRRAGYWQPETLDSFLVDRAARFGDRVALVGARAATPGVVVELTYDDLVAEVGAWAGWFGARGVVAGDRVVVQLPNTVDFVVSIFACFRLGALPVFALPAHREHEIGHFLRLTDAAAHVVAGTRWGHDFAGMSSALGAHAVLDVEDPPASPAPHVSGTVPTQDDAEQVAFLQVSGGTTGTPKLIPRTHADYLYSVRESATICEVTADTTMLVALPAAHNFAMSSPGILGVLDRGGSVVLAPDPSPRTAFALIETHGVTMASLVPPLLQAWLSTARRTRADLGTLDVVQVGGARLADSVAARVAPVLGARVQQVFGMAEGLVNYTRLDDPDELVTTTQGRPISPDDEVLVVDDHDVPVAAGEEGHLLTRGPYTIRGYYGIDAEHDRSFTSDGFYRTGDLVRRLPSGHLQVTGRAKDQVNRGGDKIAIEEIENLLLTHPAVHDAALVGVPDEYLGERSCAFVVPEDGTDLTADELRRHLRGLGLAAYKIPDDVRLVASFPSTGVGKTSRQALRRSLLDHLPSATTAPH; encoded by the coding sequence GTGACGCCCCGCAGCCCGCTGCTCCCGGTGACGCTCTGGCCCGCCGACGCAGCCCTGCGCTACCGCCGGGCCGGCTACTGGCAGCCCGAGACGCTCGACTCGTTCCTGGTCGACCGGGCCGCCCGCTTCGGTGACCGCGTCGCCCTCGTCGGCGCCCGGGCCGCCACGCCCGGGGTCGTCGTCGAGCTGACGTACGACGACCTGGTGGCCGAGGTGGGTGCCTGGGCCGGTTGGTTCGGCGCGCGCGGTGTGGTCGCCGGCGACCGCGTGGTCGTCCAGCTGCCCAACACCGTCGACTTCGTCGTCAGCATCTTCGCCTGCTTCCGCCTCGGCGCGCTGCCGGTGTTCGCGCTGCCCGCGCACCGCGAGCACGAGATCGGGCACTTCCTCCGGCTGACCGACGCCGCGGCCCATGTCGTCGCGGGCACCCGCTGGGGCCACGACTTCGCGGGCATGTCGTCCGCGCTCGGCGCGCACGCCGTCCTCGACGTCGAGGACCCGCCCGCCTCTCCGGCGCCGCACGTGTCCGGGACCGTGCCCACCCAGGACGACGCCGAGCAGGTCGCCTTCCTCCAGGTCTCGGGCGGGACCACAGGTACGCCGAAGCTGATCCCCCGCACCCACGCCGACTACCTCTACTCGGTGCGCGAGTCGGCCACGATCTGCGAGGTCACTGCCGACACGACGATGCTCGTCGCGCTCCCAGCGGCCCACAACTTCGCCATGAGCTCGCCCGGCATCCTCGGGGTGCTCGACCGCGGCGGCTCCGTCGTCCTCGCACCCGACCCGAGCCCCCGCACCGCGTTCGCGTTGATCGAGACCCACGGCGTCACGATGGCCTCACTGGTGCCGCCGCTGCTCCAGGCCTGGCTCTCGACGGCGCGGCGTACCCGCGCCGACCTCGGCACGCTCGACGTCGTGCAGGTCGGCGGCGCCCGCCTGGCCGACAGCGTCGCCGCCCGCGTGGCGCCCGTCCTGGGGGCACGCGTGCAGCAGGTCTTCGGCATGGCCGAGGGGCTGGTCAACTACACCCGACTCGACGATCCCGACGAGCTCGTCACGACCACCCAGGGTCGGCCGATCTCGCCGGACGACGAGGTGCTCGTCGTCGACGACCACGACGTGCCCGTCGCGGCCGGCGAGGAGGGACACCTGCTGACCCGGGGGCCGTACACGATCCGCGGCTACTACGGTATCGACGCCGAGCACGACCGGTCGTTCACCTCCGACGGCTTCTACCGGACCGGCGACCTCGTGCGCCGGCTCCCGAGCGGGCACCTCCAGGTGACCGGGCGGGCCAAGGACCAGGTCAACCGCGGTGGCGACAAGATCGCCATCGAGGAGATCGAGAACCTCCTGCTCACGCACCCGGCCGTCCACGACGCGGCCCTCGTCGGGGTGCCCGACGAGTACCTCGGCGAACGCAGCTGCGCCTTCGTCGTCCCCGAGGACGGCACGGACCTGACGGCCGACGAGCTGCGGCGACACCTGCGCGGTCTCGGGCTCGCGGCCTACAAGATCCCCGACGACGTCCGCCTGGTCGCGTCGTTCCCCAGCACCGGCGTCGGTAAGACCAGCCGCCAGGCCCTGCGCCGCTCCCTGCTCGACCACCTCCCGTCCGCGACCACTGCCCCTCACTGA